A genomic stretch from Telmatocola sphagniphila includes:
- the rpsD gene encoding 30S ribosomal protein S4, which yields MARYTDPVCKRCRREGVKLFLKGSRCFSPKCPIDRDAPPPGMHGYRKGKTSEYGVRLREKQKLKFFYGLLERQFRRYFALASKAQNTGEELLSLLERRLDNVVHRLGFAPSRRAARIIIAHGHVLLNGKPCDIPSVIMKPGDVVKVKSRDKSAKLVRANMQDRQNTIPDFLEIIPGEIPEGRLIRVPSRGDVDPRISEIREQLIIEIATR from the coding sequence ATGGCACGATATACAGATCCTGTTTGCAAGCGCTGCCGACGAGAAGGTGTCAAGCTGTTTCTCAAGGGCAGCCGTTGCTTCTCCCCGAAATGCCCCATCGATCGGGACGCCCCTCCTCCGGGTATGCACGGCTACCGCAAGGGCAAGACGTCGGAATATGGCGTACGTCTCCGCGAAAAGCAGAAATTGAAATTCTTCTACGGTCTGCTGGAACGACAATTTCGCCGTTATTTCGCTCTGGCTTCCAAGGCGCAGAATACTGGCGAAGAATTGCTGAGCCTGCTCGAACGCCGTCTCGATAACGTCGTGCACCGCCTGGGTTTTGCCCCCAGCCGTCGCGCCGCTCGAATCATCATTGCACACGGCCACGTACTGCTCAACGGCAAACCTTGCGATATCCCGAGCGTGATTATGAAGCCGGGTGACGTCGTAAAAGTCAAATCCCGCGATAAGAGTGCCAAGCTCGTACGAGCGAACATGCAGGATCGCCAGAATACGATCCCCGATTTTCTGGAAATCATTCCGGGCGAAATTCCGGAAGGGCGATTGATCCGCGTTCCCAGCCGAGGCGATGTTGACCCGCGCATCTCCGAGATCCGCGAACAGCTCATCATCGAAATTGCTACTCGTTAA
- a CDS encoding DNA-directed RNA polymerase subunit alpha produces the protein MRIRWRGLELPTRVASDRATLTDTFGKFYAEPFERGLGITIGNALRRLLLSSLEGSAVTRVKIQGVQHEITSLPGVVEDVTDIILNIKSLVVKNTSDQPKTITIKRHKEGVVRAADIEHDESIQIINPEHIIATLTGDVPFVVELTVENGRGYQSAEDQLTKDREVGVIPVDASFSPVVRVKYSIEETRVGQKTNYDRLVLEITTNGTTSPQMALVESSKILRKHLNPFIEYSEQGTELPLDDKLEIGSTAQQAGDPELDRKLNMSLAELDLSVRATNCLESEGIATVRDLVIRNEEELLEVRNFGDTTLKEVRQKLSEIGLTLGMRLPTARR, from the coding sequence ATGCGTATTCGTTGGCGCGGCCTGGAACTTCCGACTCGCGTAGCCTCGGATCGAGCTACTTTGACGGACACCTTTGGCAAGTTTTACGCAGAACCGTTCGAACGCGGGCTGGGTATCACTATCGGCAATGCATTGCGTCGCCTCTTGTTGTCCAGCCTCGAAGGAAGTGCCGTCACCCGGGTTAAGATTCAGGGCGTTCAGCACGAGATCACCAGCTTGCCGGGCGTTGTTGAGGATGTCACGGACATTATCCTGAACATCAAGAGCCTGGTTGTTAAAAATACTTCGGATCAGCCGAAAACCATTACCATCAAGCGACACAAAGAAGGTGTCGTCCGAGCGGCTGATATCGAACACGATGAAAGTATTCAGATTATTAATCCCGAACACATCATTGCCACACTCACTGGGGATGTGCCTTTCGTCGTCGAACTGACGGTCGAAAACGGTCGGGGTTACCAATCGGCCGAAGATCAATTGACCAAGGATCGCGAAGTCGGCGTGATTCCCGTGGATGCCAGTTTCTCGCCCGTGGTCCGCGTGAAATATTCGATCGAAGAAACCCGCGTCGGACAGAAGACGAACTACGATCGCCTGGTTCTGGAAATTACGACAAACGGGACCACCAGTCCCCAGATGGCCCTGGTCGAATCTTCGAAGATTCTTCGCAAGCATCTCAACCCGTTCATCGAATATTCCGAACAGGGTACCGAACTGCCTCTGGACGACAAACTCGAAATTGGCTCGACAGCTCAACAGGCCGGCGATCCGGAACTGGATCGCAAGCTGAATATGAGCCTGGCCGAGTTGGATCTGTCGGTCCGGGCCACGAACTGCCTGGAATCCGAAGGGATCGCCACTGTCCGCGATCTTGTGATTCGAAACGAAGAAGAGCTGCTCGAAGTTCGTAACTTCGGGGACACGACGCTGAAAGAAGTTCGACAAAAGCTTTCGGAAATCGGTCTGACCCTGGGAATGCGATTACCTACTGCACGACGATAA
- the rplQ gene encoding 50S ribosomal protein L17: MRHQRAGRKLGRNATHRLAMKRNLVRALIEHERIITTEPKAKELRPFIEHLITLAKRGIVSGDRLKLLHARRLVQSRLGPVAKAEFYDKDEMPTGDTVVQKLFDVIAPRYVDRPGGYTRIIKRAERRLGDAGKTAFIELLKEGETKKAVTQAPVAPKVEA, translated from the coding sequence ATGAGACACCAACGAGCGGGTCGTAAGCTCGGCCGAAACGCAACTCACCGCCTCGCCATGAAGCGAAACCTGGTGCGTGCGCTTATCGAACACGAACGCATTATCACGACGGAACCGAAGGCCAAGGAACTGCGGCCGTTCATCGAACACCTGATCACTCTCGCCAAGCGCGGGATCGTATCGGGCGATCGCTTGAAACTGCTGCATGCTCGCCGATTGGTTCAGTCGCGACTGGGACCTGTCGCCAAGGCAGAGTTCTACGACAAGGACGAAATGCCTACGGGCGACACCGTCGTACAAAAGCTGTTCGACGTGATTGCTCCCCGGTATGTAGATCGTCCCGGCGGCTACACTCGAATCATCAAGCGAGCTGAACGACGTTTAGGTGATGCCGGGAAAACCGCTTTCATCGAACTGCTTAAGGAAGGCGAAACCAAGAAAGCGGTTACGCAAGCTCCCGTGGCACCTAAAGTGGAAGCTTAA
- a CDS encoding methyltransferase — MNYDALSRPATDPVTIFEHFRGNYATELLTAAIVEFQLFDKLRTPKNSDQLRQEVGLKPRPFVVLTTALRAMGLLQLDTRGDLSLTPLSQEHLLPGGNFFVGDYVGLAAQSPGVRAMIERLKTNRPAGGEDKKDGAAFIFREGVESAMEDEQKARHLTLALAGRAKNVAPHLAAKLDLTHGETLLDIGGGTGIYSIACLQKYPRLKAIIYDRPEVLKVPREMGQSYGVAERMEFVSGDMFADSLPLNANVILLSNILHDWDVPECRRLIANCVKALPPNGQLVVHDVFLNDALDGPLAVALYSAALFTMTEGRAYSVQEYTQWMTESGLRVKPKIDTLIHAGFLTGLKSL; from the coding sequence ATGAACTACGATGCACTATCCCGACCCGCAACGGATCCCGTTACCATCTTCGAACACTTTCGTGGGAATTACGCCACAGAGCTGTTGACTGCGGCGATTGTGGAATTTCAACTCTTCGATAAATTGCGAACGCCAAAGAATTCCGATCAATTGCGTCAGGAAGTTGGGCTGAAGCCCCGTCCGTTCGTCGTGCTCACAACCGCCTTACGTGCCATGGGACTATTGCAACTGGATACTCGTGGAGATCTCTCCCTTACCCCGTTAAGTCAAGAGCATCTTCTTCCCGGTGGCAATTTTTTCGTGGGCGATTACGTCGGACTGGCGGCACAAAGTCCTGGCGTTCGAGCCATGATCGAACGGTTAAAAACGAATCGTCCCGCTGGCGGAGAAGATAAAAAGGACGGGGCCGCCTTCATCTTCCGTGAAGGTGTGGAATCGGCCATGGAAGATGAACAGAAAGCCCGGCATCTGACGCTGGCTCTGGCGGGTAGGGCAAAAAACGTGGCCCCGCATTTGGCCGCCAAGTTAGATTTGACACATGGGGAAACGCTACTGGATATCGGCGGCGGCACCGGAATTTACAGTATCGCCTGCCTGCAAAAGTATCCTCGACTGAAAGCCATCATCTACGACCGACCCGAAGTTTTGAAGGTTCCCAGGGAGATGGGTCAAAGCTACGGCGTAGCCGAACGGATGGAATTTGTCTCCGGAGATATGTTCGCGGATTCACTGCCCTTGAATGCGAATGTCATCCTGCTCTCGAATATCCTGCACGATTGGGATGTTCCCGAGTGCAGAAGGTTGATCGCGAACTGCGTTAAGGCTCTTCCGCCGAACGGACAATTGGTAGTGCACGATGTTTTTCTGAATGATGCTCTCGATGGGCCTTTAGCTGTCGCTCTTTATTCGGCGGCACTTTTCACTATGACCGAAGGGCGGGCCTATTCGGTCCAGGAATACACCCAGTGGATGACCGAATCGGGATTGCGAGTGAAACCCAAGATCGACACACTGATTCACGCCGGTTTTCTGACAGGTTTGAAATCCCTTTAG
- the nadC gene encoding carboxylating nicotinate-nucleotide diphosphorylase: MLTDAEIHAARSLILLGLVEDLGEAGDITSNTFVPKSATATAYYVARKAGVIAGLPIAQMVCQAIFEHLNLELLVRDGTAVTPGQRVARLKGPAIPILAAERTSLNFLQRLSGVASLTRKYVDKVAGTQAKILDTRKTTPGWRLLEKYAVRMGGGTNHRMGLYDAVLIKDNHLAALHTSPAEAAVLAVRRARAEIQHSKSLTIEVDDLNVFRTVLPEKPDIILLDNMTPADMQIAVQERNMAGSKTLLEASGGVNLDSVRTIAETGVDRISVGAITHSATSLDIALDFVEE; the protein is encoded by the coding sequence ATGCTAACTGATGCGGAAATTCATGCGGCTCGTTCACTAATCCTACTCGGTCTCGTCGAAGATCTCGGTGAAGCCGGGGATATAACATCGAACACGTTCGTTCCCAAAAGTGCCACCGCCACCGCATATTATGTGGCTCGCAAAGCGGGTGTCATTGCCGGTCTTCCAATCGCTCAGATGGTTTGCCAGGCCATCTTCGAACATCTGAATCTAGAACTTCTCGTTCGCGATGGCACGGCCGTTACTCCAGGTCAACGAGTCGCTCGCTTAAAGGGTCCGGCGATTCCCATTCTAGCCGCGGAGCGAACTAGTCTAAACTTTCTCCAGCGGCTCAGCGGAGTTGCCTCGCTGACCCGAAAGTACGTCGATAAAGTGGCCGGTACCCAGGCGAAAATTCTAGATACTCGGAAAACTACTCCCGGCTGGCGACTTCTCGAGAAATACGCAGTTCGAATGGGAGGCGGAACCAACCATCGGATGGGTTTATACGACGCCGTGCTGATCAAAGACAATCACTTGGCGGCCCTGCATACCAGTCCGGCTGAGGCCGCGGTGCTGGCTGTACGTAGAGCCCGAGCGGAGATCCAGCATTCCAAATCTTTGACCATTGAAGTCGATGATCTGAATGTTTTTCGGACTGTGTTGCCGGAGAAACCGGATATTATCCTTCTCGACAACATGACCCCCGCTGATATGCAGATAGCCGTGCAGGAACGGAATATGGCCGGTAGCAAGACGCTTTTGGAAGCGAGTGGTGGAGTGAATTTAGATTCCGTACGCACCATTGCAGAGACCGGTGTCGATCGCATCAGTGTGGGGGCAATTACACATAGTGCCACTTCACTGGACATCGCCCTGGATTTCGTTGAGGAATAA
- the pepT gene encoding peptidase T, translated as MIIDSNQLLERFLRYVRIDTEACEGSGTYPSSPGQLVLGKMLCEELKALGLGDAKQSSHGIVTATIPSNLKQATPTIAFLAHMDTSPETSGKNVQPIVHHNYPGGDIILPGDSTKVLSGEDPELKALVGKTIITTDGTTLLGSDNKSGVAVIMQMASTIVHNPQVPHGPIKICFTCDEEIGHGTDHIDLKELNALVGYTLDGGKEGEIEAETFSADKATVTITGVNIHPSIGKGKMVNAVRLAGKFIDRLPQRLLSPETTEGREGFIHPYKISGSVWQVTIEILLRDFITERLMDEAEILRQIARQIVFEYPQAKIDVKVDYQYRNMADGLKKEPRAVALAVKAMEKIGIKPHIGSIRGGTDGSQLTTKGLPTPNLFTAEHYIHSPKEWTCLEEMESACKTLVELVQLWGQEKA; from the coding sequence ATGATTATCGATTCAAATCAGCTGCTGGAGCGCTTCCTTCGCTATGTCCGCATTGACACCGAGGCATGCGAGGGATCGGGAACTTATCCGAGTTCACCCGGGCAGCTGGTACTAGGTAAAATGCTTTGCGAGGAACTCAAGGCTCTGGGCTTAGGTGATGCCAAACAGAGTTCCCACGGAATAGTTACTGCAACCATCCCTTCCAATCTGAAGCAGGCCACGCCAACGATCGCGTTCCTAGCCCATATGGATACTTCCCCTGAAACATCGGGCAAAAATGTCCAACCGATAGTACACCATAACTATCCCGGGGGCGACATCATTCTGCCCGGGGATTCGACGAAAGTCCTCTCGGGTGAAGATCCCGAACTGAAGGCTTTGGTAGGCAAAACGATCATCACCACCGACGGCACAACTCTACTGGGTTCCGACAACAAATCGGGTGTGGCGGTCATCATGCAGATGGCCAGTACGATCGTCCATAATCCCCAAGTTCCGCACGGCCCGATCAAGATCTGCTTCACCTGCGACGAAGAAATCGGCCATGGAACCGATCACATCGATCTGAAGGAATTAAATGCGCTGGTCGGCTACACTCTCGATGGGGGGAAGGAAGGGGAAATCGAAGCGGAGACCTTCTCCGCCGATAAAGCCACCGTCACCATTACTGGCGTGAATATTCACCCCTCCATCGGAAAGGGGAAAATGGTAAATGCCGTGCGTCTGGCCGGAAAATTTATCGATCGACTTCCCCAACGATTGCTGTCGCCAGAAACCACGGAAGGACGCGAAGGATTCATTCATCCCTACAAGATATCCGGAAGCGTCTGGCAAGTGACGATTGAAATCCTCCTTCGGGATTTCATCACCGAACGGCTAATGGACGAAGCCGAAATCCTGCGGCAAATCGCCCGACAGATTGTCTTCGAGTATCCTCAGGCCAAGATCGATGTGAAAGTCGATTATCAGTACCGCAATATGGCCGATGGCTTGAAGAAAGAACCTAGAGCCGTCGCTTTAGCAGTCAAAGCAATGGAGAAAATCGGAATTAAGCCCCACATCGGTAGCATTCGCGGTGGTACTGACGGCTCTCAGTTGACCACCAAGGGATTACCGACCCCAAACCTATTCACGGCCGAGCATTACATTCACTCACCCAAAGAATGGACCTGTCTGGAAGAAATGGAAAGTGCCTGTAAGACGCTTGTGGAACTGGTTCAACTTTGGGGACAGGAAAAGGCCTAA
- the nth gene encoding endonuclease III — MPKSQADPQKIQADHVRKALAKLYPDAHCELNFTNPLQLLIATILSAQCTDVQVNKVTPALFEKYPDVRAFANASLPELESCIRSTGFFRNKAKNIIACCQAILKDHDGEVPADQDKMTQLPGVGRKTANVVLGNAFDIPGITVDTHVGRLSRRLALTTHEDPVKVELDLMALLPPKEWTIFSHRMIFHGRRICLARNPKCADCTLRKFCPTAPTKEG, encoded by the coding sequence ATGCCAAAATCTCAGGCAGATCCGCAGAAAATTCAGGCCGATCATGTACGGAAGGCTTTAGCCAAGCTATACCCCGATGCGCATTGTGAATTGAATTTTACGAACCCGTTGCAGCTACTCATTGCCACTATACTTTCCGCCCAATGCACCGATGTGCAGGTGAATAAGGTCACCCCAGCGCTGTTCGAAAAGTATCCGGATGTCCGGGCGTTCGCGAATGCCTCTCTTCCCGAACTGGAGAGCTGTATCCGTTCTACGGGTTTTTTTCGCAATAAGGCCAAAAACATCATCGCCTGCTGCCAGGCTATATTGAAAGATCATGACGGCGAAGTCCCCGCGGATCAAGACAAAATGACCCAGTTGCCCGGAGTCGGCAGAAAGACGGCCAATGTCGTTTTGGGAAATGCTTTCGACATACCGGGAATTACCGTTGATACCCATGTGGGCCGGCTATCGCGTCGTCTGGCGTTGACGACACACGAGGATCCGGTAAAGGTCGAACTGGATTTAATGGCGCTTCTTCCGCCCAAGGAATGGACGATTTTTAGCCACCGCATGATCTTTCACGGTCGACGCATTTGTCTGGCGAGGAATCCCAAATGTGCAGACTGCACTTTGCGAAAATTCTGCCCAACCGCCCCGACGAAGGAAGGCTGA
- a CDS encoding DUF4331 family protein, whose amino-acid sequence MAWKFGSWLGKRHEAANPRKRSKMLLTVLEERDVPATLTSFSVTAGGTGSGIVRVSSATTTPTTLYDIVPYGANFGTNISVAVGDVNGDGIPDIITAPGVGAPANIRVYDGNTGQQLKGTIGSFYAFPPSFTGGVNVAVADLNNDGHADIIVSQESGGSEVRVFDGATGALLETLDPFGGFQGGARVAAADVNGDGTPDIIIGAGPSAGPRVVVYSGLTTTQLYSFYAFDSGFTGGVYVAAGDLANSSTNADIVVGAGPGAGPNVVVLNGASPTSTPIASFYAYDPAFTGGVRVAVGNVPNFGNGIYTTNGPGAAPNTAEFDGSTFTERASFYGAPSGDGGYVAATGPTTSATYTTGVENLYAFTAPDNTNNTVLALTASPFVGAGTSAIFDPNKTYTIHVDNSDVTNPSNDILFQVSFSAPNSLGVQTYTLKEIEGSTVTVLATGTPNSIASLSNVSGEFFAGTADDPSFYDKTGITNFLNNTGTFPRPAGSAVNYYGPNVNDLAMVIEIPTSQLLQTGGGNTIGVWGTSETLGVQTDRVGMGLVQTLLLPAADQSLYNTTSPVNDRANFLPDALNQLENAPYNLTADQATAVANQLLPDMLIFTTGTPFTTNSTDANGFPNGRRLRDDTANYLLNLMTNGAITTDNVPDDNGDRITDGTANSPSTFRQILFPYIGAPNNPGTGPNLN is encoded by the coding sequence ATGGCTTGGAAATTCGGAAGTTGGCTCGGCAAGCGACACGAAGCCGCCAATCCCCGCAAGCGATCGAAAATGTTACTCACGGTCCTGGAGGAACGAGATGTCCCAGCGACCTTGACCAGTTTTTCTGTCACCGCCGGGGGTACCGGTAGCGGAATCGTCCGCGTTTCCTCCGCCACAACCACTCCGACGACGCTATATGACATCGTCCCCTATGGGGCCAACTTCGGTACAAACATTAGTGTCGCGGTCGGCGATGTAAACGGCGATGGCATTCCCGATATTATCACGGCTCCCGGAGTCGGAGCTCCTGCCAACATTCGGGTTTACGACGGTAACACCGGCCAGCAATTGAAGGGTACCATCGGGAGCTTCTATGCTTTCCCGCCTTCGTTCACGGGCGGGGTGAACGTGGCCGTGGCCGATCTGAATAATGATGGCCATGCCGACATCATTGTCAGTCAGGAAAGTGGCGGATCCGAAGTTCGCGTATTCGACGGCGCTACTGGGGCACTCCTCGAAACTCTGGATCCCTTCGGTGGTTTCCAAGGTGGAGCAAGAGTGGCCGCCGCGGATGTGAATGGCGATGGCACTCCCGATATTATCATCGGCGCGGGACCGAGTGCTGGGCCGCGAGTGGTTGTTTATAGTGGCTTGACCACAACGCAGCTTTATAGCTTCTATGCATTCGACTCCGGCTTCACCGGCGGGGTTTACGTGGCGGCTGGCGATCTGGCAAACTCCAGCACGAACGCGGACATCGTTGTCGGTGCCGGACCGGGAGCTGGTCCGAACGTGGTCGTTCTGAATGGAGCCTCACCAACCTCCACGCCTATTGCTAGCTTCTATGCTTATGACCCGGCGTTCACCGGCGGTGTCCGAGTCGCCGTAGGCAACGTTCCCAATTTCGGAAATGGTATCTACACGACCAACGGCCCGGGCGCCGCTCCCAACACAGCCGAATTCGATGGATCGACGTTCACCGAGCGTGCCAGCTTCTACGGTGCCCCCAGCGGCGACGGCGGCTATGTGGCGGCCACGGGACCCACAACCTCCGCCACTTACACCACGGGAGTTGAGAATCTTTACGCCTTCACAGCCCCCGACAACACCAATAACACCGTACTTGCCTTGACCGCTAGTCCGTTCGTTGGCGCAGGCACCTCGGCCATCTTCGATCCGAACAAGACCTACACGATTCACGTCGATAACTCGGATGTCACCAATCCTTCGAATGACATCCTTTTCCAAGTAAGTTTCAGCGCTCCGAACTCTCTGGGAGTTCAGACATACACGCTGAAAGAAATCGAGGGGAGCACTGTGACTGTCCTAGCGACAGGCACGCCGAATAGCATTGCTTCCCTCAGTAATGTCTCGGGTGAATTCTTTGCCGGCACCGCGGATGATCCCAGCTTCTACGATAAGACGGGTATCACTAATTTCTTGAACAATACTGGCACCTTCCCGAGACCGGCCGGCAGCGCAGTGAATTACTACGGTCCGAATGTCAACGACCTGGCCATGGTGATCGAAATTCCCACCTCGCAATTGTTGCAAACCGGCGGTGGAAACACCATCGGCGTCTGGGGGACCAGCGAAACCTTGGGCGTACAGACCGATCGCGTTGGAATGGGGTTGGTTCAAACGCTGTTATTACCGGCCGCCGATCAAAGTCTTTACAACACGACCTCTCCGGTGAATGATCGGGCCAACTTCCTTCCCGATGCACTCAATCAACTCGAGAACGCTCCTTATAACCTGACGGCGGATCAAGCAACCGCAGTGGCGAATCAACTGCTTCCAGACATGTTGATTTTCACAACGGGAACACCTTTTACGACCAACTCTACAGACGCTAACGGGTTCCCGAACGGCCGAAGACTCCGCGATGACACAGCGAACTACCTGCTGAATCTGATGACCAATGGGGCGATAACGACTGATAACGTACCCGATGATAATGGCGATCGGATCACCGACGGTACGGCCAACAGTCCTTCGACCTTCCGGCAGATTCTATTCCCCTACATCGGAGCGCCGAACAATCCCGGGACCGGCCCGAATCTGAATTGA
- a CDS encoding bifunctional 4-hydroxy-2-oxoglutarate aldolase/2-dehydro-3-deoxy-phosphogluconate aldolase yields the protein MRSRLVSQILDAGIIAVVRSPDPSPLVEAISALAEGGITVAEVTLTVPNALSVLKAIKSRMGDRILLGAGTVLDSETCRAAILEGADFIVSPSLNLQVIETTLRYGKGSLPGAFTPTEILTAFQAGADIIKVFPADVLGPAFFKAMKGPLPQIPLMPTGGVDLNTAADFLKAGAVCLGLGSQLVEPKALANRDFARLTALAQKYVSIVQETRSHISKP from the coding sequence ATGCGATCTCGTCTCGTTTCCCAAATCTTGGACGCCGGCATCATCGCCGTCGTTCGCTCGCCCGATCCTTCTCCTCTTGTTGAAGCCATCTCTGCACTAGCGGAGGGGGGGATTACGGTTGCCGAAGTAACGCTGACCGTCCCCAACGCACTTTCGGTTCTGAAAGCGATCAAATCTCGAATGGGAGATCGCATCCTCTTAGGGGCCGGCACCGTTTTGGATTCCGAAACCTGTCGGGCGGCTATACTCGAAGGAGCGGATTTCATCGTCTCACCCAGTCTGAACCTGCAGGTGATCGAAACAACGCTCCGCTACGGAAAGGGCTCACTTCCGGGGGCTTTCACTCCGACAGAAATCCTCACGGCTTTTCAAGCGGGGGCCGACATCATAAAAGTTTTCCCGGCCGATGTTTTGGGGCCTGCTTTCTTCAAAGCGATGAAGGGCCCATTACCGCAAATACCGCTGATGCCTACTGGCGGGGTCGACCTCAACACAGCGGCCGATTTCCTCAAAGCGGGCGCCGTCTGCCTGGGGCTTGGTTCCCAACTGGTGGAGCCCAAAGCCCTCGCAAATCGGGACTTTGCCCGTTTGACTGCGCTAGCTCAAAAGTACGTCTCCATTGTGCAGGAAACTCGTTCGCATATTTCTAAGCCATGA
- a CDS encoding sugar kinase: MTNEIVTFGEAMIRLSPPGHLRIEQTDHFEIQVGGAELNTAVGLAQLGCRVSWISRLPQNALGRLLAGKVRQTGVATDQLLFADNERLGVFFLEHGASPRPSAIVYDRVNSACANVQPGMIDWKHCFARASWYHVSGITAAISTSASAVVTESLKAAKTAGLKVSFDPNYRSKLWSHDAAKKWYRDNIEYLDILITSPEDAERYFDVAEADPERQLQALSKKYKLQTVAFTFRQGASILRETYSAKICHLGAIYASREYAIETVDRIGAGDAFAAGLIDGLLAGDPQHAVDYGAAMGALKHTIPGDFVFTTRAEIEELVQGGTLRVKR; encoded by the coding sequence ATGACCAACGAAATTGTGACTTTTGGCGAAGCGATGATCCGGCTTTCCCCTCCGGGCCATCTTCGAATTGAACAGACCGACCACTTCGAGATTCAAGTGGGTGGCGCCGAGTTGAACACAGCGGTTGGTCTCGCTCAACTGGGATGCCGCGTTTCCTGGATTTCTCGACTCCCGCAGAATGCCTTAGGCCGACTGCTGGCCGGGAAGGTTCGCCAGACCGGGGTAGCTACCGATCAACTCCTGTTCGCAGACAATGAACGCCTGGGAGTTTTCTTTCTCGAGCATGGCGCCTCTCCTCGTCCGAGTGCCATTGTTTACGATCGCGTTAACTCCGCTTGCGCTAATGTTCAGCCGGGAATGATCGACTGGAAACATTGCTTCGCCCGAGCAAGCTGGTATCACGTCTCGGGTATCACCGCCGCCATTAGCACCTCCGCCAGTGCGGTGGTCACGGAGAGTTTGAAGGCTGCGAAAACGGCGGGCTTGAAGGTCAGCTTCGATCCCAACTATCGGTCCAAACTCTGGTCGCACGACGCGGCGAAGAAGTGGTATCGCGACAATATCGAATACCTGGACATTCTGATCACTTCGCCGGAGGATGCCGAGCGTTACTTCGATGTTGCGGAAGCAGATCCGGAACGCCAGCTGCAAGCGCTTTCAAAAAAATACAAACTTCAGACAGTAGCTTTCACTTTCCGGCAGGGGGCTTCCATCCTTCGCGAAACTTACTCTGCCAAAATTTGTCACCTCGGTGCTATCTACGCCTCTCGAGAATACGCGATTGAGACGGTCGACCGAATAGGTGCCGGGGATGCCTTCGCCGCCGGACTTATTGATGGGTTATTGGCCGGCGATCCGCAGCATGCTGTGGATTACGGCGCCGCGATGGGTGCATTAAAGCATACCATACCTGGAGATTTCGTCTTCACTACGCGAGCGGAGATTGAGGAACTGGTGCAGGGCGGCACATTACGAGTAAAGCGATGA
- a CDS encoding NAD(P)H-hydrate epimerase: MISYSREQVRAIDKQAIEQWKVPGVVLMENAGRGAAELLMGLLPSPALVTIFCGSGNNGGDGFVIARHLLRARYPVEVIYFSEQFAPDAQVNFEICRNLQLTLRKYEGKLDLSQSAWLVDALFGTGLNRPLESPFDTVIEVMNSSGKPILAVDIPSGLDGDSGLPLGSTVRASHTVTFVGVKKGFLNPLCRPYLGQLHIVDIGVPTS; encoded by the coding sequence ATGATCTCCTACTCCCGAGAACAAGTTCGAGCGATTGATAAACAGGCTATCGAGCAGTGGAAAGTGCCCGGCGTGGTTCTGATGGAGAATGCCGGGCGCGGTGCGGCCGAGTTACTCATGGGACTTTTGCCGTCGCCGGCGTTAGTGACTATCTTTTGCGGCTCGGGTAACAACGGCGGCGATGGCTTTGTGATCGCCCGTCACCTGCTGCGAGCTCGATATCCCGTCGAGGTCATTTATTTCAGCGAGCAATTTGCGCCGGATGCCCAGGTGAACTTTGAGATTTGCCGAAATCTTCAACTAACCCTCCGAAAGTACGAAGGTAAGCTGGATCTTTCGCAGTCGGCCTGGCTGGTGGATGCCCTATTCGGCACCGGATTGAATCGACCATTGGAATCTCCTTTCGATACCGTTATCGAAGTTATGAATTCGAGTGGAAAACCGATACTCGCAGTCGATATACCTTCGGGGTTGGATGGCGATAGCGGTCTTCCCCTCGGGTCGACCGTCCGGGCCAGCCATACTGTGACGTTCGTCGGCGTGAAAAAAGGGTTTCTGAATCCACTCTGTCGGCCGTATCTCGGCCAGTTGCATATTGTCGATATTGGTGTTCCTACATCGTAA